A window of Eubalaena glacialis isolate mEubGla1 chromosome 11, mEubGla1.1.hap2.+ XY, whole genome shotgun sequence genomic DNA:
TTTCATGCTGATTCTCAGTGGCCGTAAGATCTGAACTACCTGCTCTCTATAATATAACTCAGTTTCAAATCTGTGCATACCATATAACAATTTGAGATatatctctatcatctatctatctatctatcatgtaTCTATCACCTATCATTTTCTCTCACAATTAAAATTAATCTCCTATGAAAGTAGGAACTGGCATGTCTTGCTCACTTCTGTATTGTTAGCACCCAGACTAGTGTCCAGTGTTCAGATGGTATTCAATAGATAACTTTTGATTAATTGTATACATACATTAGAAAAAGTTCGTAAGAATGATAGCACTTGAAGTCATGATTCTAACCTTAGATATGATCTTGACTACGTAATTCTTTCGCCATTAACTATTGTTTAAGGTCTAAAAAAGttgtttcacattttattttcaattctttctaTATTTCACAGTATCACTGTATCACCAACTGTGATATGTAGGACATAGATCAGAGTATAGTGAGGTAATGTTAACCCTGAATTATATTTTCTTGAAATATCTAGCATCCATGTATACAAATGATGATAATTTAAATCACATAGTaacttaataataattaatttataatataaagtTTATACTATAAACTGGAGGATTTTTAGTAGGGAAATGATCTGTTTGGAGCCTCACTGTTcagcaaaaaagaaacattcaacaAAAGTTTGTTGCTAAAAGCATGAAAAAATTCTGAGGAAATTATGCAGGTCTAGCCTAAGATCTGGCTGATGGGAGGACAGCCAGAGACATTACAGAGACAGCTGATCATTTATGTTCCATAGCCGAACTCTCAGGATTTCCTGgggcaaacataaataaatgaaattattttctctgaCACCCCACAATTGTCGACTCAAGGAAGGAATACTCAAATCGACCTTTCTGTTAGCTGCCTGCTACTCAGTTTCCCCAGTTTTGTACAGACAAGATACGTTATTTCCAGACTGGTCTTCTCACTTCTTTTTCAATCCAATTTTTGCCTGTTTCTTGAATCAGCCTATGAATTAACAGCCTCTCCTTTGAGAACCAGTTTTCATGCGAAACAACTAACAAAATGTTTTTGACTTCTTCTTGAGTTATTctcttaaaagttattttaaaatatccttgagTTTCTAGCAAAATGCATTCCTTCACCAGGGAcatgggaggaaagaaataaaggcaaaataaatgaatgcGTGAATCAAATTAAGATGTATACCATTCCAGGTGTCTTTGCTAATTTTGCTTCCAACAGTACCACCTGCTGCGTCCCACGTATGGCGTCAaagagcctgggctctggctcTTCTATGCCTTCTGCTGCTGATTGGACTGGGAGTCTTAGGAAGCCTATGTATGTATTACCTGTGTTTTTATTGACAGGGAAAACACCTAGAATTGCAGGAGTTTTACTCTTTGAATTGAGGCTTTGGAATGATTATAGGTGATATGCCCACAAAGGGACTTATAACTAGGTACTTACAACATGGTACTTagtctctttctctcactctcatGAAATAATTGCTTCCCTAGACCTTTAATATTCTTAATACAATTCAGCAAAAAGGAGGTGATGGTTGTACTGAGGGATTACAATTTtttatcatctcttttttttttaatctggagtTTACATAACTTGGAAGATAGACATGGAAAAGTTGAACAAACTACAAAATTTCAAAGAAGAACTTCAGAGAAATGTTTCTCTACAACTAATGCATAACATGAATAGCTCCGAGAAGATCAGGAATCTCTCTATCACACTTCAAGAAACAGCCACCAAATTATGTCATGAGTTATATATAAAAATCCCAGGTAATCCTATATTTCTCTCTGAGTTATTTACTAGACAATGAACTAAACCTAGGAGTCACTTGAGAACCATTTCATCAATAGCTAGCAGCTTTTCCCTAGGAAACCATTATTTGGAGGAAAGAATTAAATGTGGTTGACAGAAGACTCACTGATATTTCTGTGCAgttagaagaaaaacagaataataacTATAGGCCCCCAAATTATCAGAAGGTGATAGTTACTTACAAAAACATTAGACAGTCTACAGTTTCTCTAATCCTTCTCTAATCCTTTAAAAAGGACAGCAATGGAAGATAGGTCATCTCTTTACAGATGACCTCGTTCCTAAATTTCAGTCAGTGTTTGATGAGTTAACGTTAAGAAAAGAAGTCAAGTCTTACCTTTGGAATTGGGAGGAATTGGTCTTTTAATATCTCTAAGTTTCTATAGTTATTATGACTAAAACATGTTCTTTGTCCTCTTGAGAAGTCTTCCGAATATTCAGCAAGTCAGAGAGCTGGAAATGCTCTAGTTGGAAGAGGCAATGTTTCTTGTTATTACCTTTTATTGCCATGTAGAAATACGCAAAATGacaaagggaaagaaggagaTTAATTAATTGCTATTCAGGGCTCCTGAGGTATGAAAATACACTAGAATCTGAGTGTTTAACTTCAAATATGCTCAAATTATGTTTTGGACACATTGTGGTGGTATACGGAAGCCTGGAACACAGGATTTATTTTCTTCACCTTTGACGTAAGGAGAAAGACAAGTAAATGTGGTTAATTTAACATAGAGAACAATGGAAATAGTAAGAATTATGAAGATTAACCCCACAAACCATATGAAAGTATGCTCTTCTTCCAGAGCACAAATGTAAACCTTGTCCAAAGAAATGGATGTGGCACGAGGACAGGTGTTATATACAACTTATGCGTTACGAAACGTGGCAAAAGAGTGACAAGATATGTTCTGACCACAATGCCAGCCTGTTGAAGATTACAAACAAAAGCATGTTGGTAAGATCTCACGGATCTCTGCCTGTGAGGAAGGAAGTCACTTTCCCCATCATAGAACAGAGGAGTGAGGCATGTTGGGGAAGATTTGTATTAGTCCAGACATGAGTCTGGCTTATTTTAGTTGGGGTATGAGGTGAATAAAACTTAGTACACTTATCTCAGGGTATCAAGCCAAGGTTAGTCATATGAAACCTTAGCTTAGGACCTTAGCAGCAGAGGAATCTCAGAGGCTGATGGGCAGATGGGTAGATATGGGGCACCCAGAATCTTTAGGTCTGCGAACATTTCCAAACTGGAACTTTAGGATCAACTCTTAGAGCACTATTTCTGAGCATTTATCTAAAAACAGAGGATCTGTAATTATTCCTGACTGTTACCAATTCCATAAGATCTACACAGGAGGAGGTTCTTTGTTTCcaccattttgtattttttaaactaagacAAAAAGCCAACATATATTAGGATAAAAAGATAGCTtggataaaatatgtataaaaaagtAGAATTAAGATGGGGTAGCAAAGGCAAGTGCCAAGCAGATATATTGCACTGAGTTCCTCCTGGGTCCCAGGAAAAGTGAGTTCTCTGgaagatttatttatatatttatttattttttctaatatttaaatagTATCTCTATATTTTACTCATTAATTAGCATTTCTGGTCTTTCAGACAGTAAtcccatatttatttttaagcaaaaatatatTTCCCCAAAAGTCTCAGCTTCCCTACTCTAAGAATCCTTGCCCTCCTTTATGGAAGAGCGGAAATCAATCCATAGTCTCTTCCTTATCTGATTATTCTCAAATGATCCATTCATAGTTATTTGCTCAACAAATTATTGGAATATGAGAAAAAACCATTACTTTGGCTACAAATTTCTGGACTGGTTTTGAATTCTATTCTATAACCACTCTCATCTGACCTTCCTACATTTTTCTCCTGCTCCTTGTGTTTCTCTTGTGTTTTTGTGATTAACCACCTCTTTTGCCCCGAACTGAGTATTTACTACTTAGCATTTGAATCCTGAAGTTTGTGACCCTCACTGACCCTAAGTTAAGGTTACACATGGATTAGTAGGCCTTCTCCATATGAGACAGTAACTGAGGtataaatgttgaaggaaatctTACAGTAAGAGACACTTTGTCTCAATTTGTTTTAATGGCATAGAAAATAGTAGTAGAATGTCAAAGATGTCACCTTAGCACAGTAATTTGTAAGAAATTACATTGTGAGGTAATTtatagaaatgggagaaaatgattTTAACAAACAACCTCTGCTTCCTGTAGGAATTTATAAAATCTCTGAGGTTATATAACTATTGGCTGGGATTATCtcccagaaaatataaagacGACTACAAGATCTTGGATGAGACAATTATATCCTCTGACTGGTAAGTCTTTAttcttgttgaattttttttttttattttagtatttatgctttcattttattgtttttaagaatTAAACTGCCACCTCAGTAGTCTTAAGAGCAATATAATGAAGCATACATACATTTAATTTAGACTTCTGTCCATCACAGCTTCAAAGGCTTCCCTGAAGTAAGGCTAGGATTCACATCTTTTTCCTTAAGGAAAGAAACACTAACAGTAATTTCATTATCCTTCTACCTACCCACCCTCATTCAAACAATAACTGGATGAATTCAAGTCTAACAccgttttaaaaaattgtctgctACGACACGTTCACCTGATCTGTCTTCCTGCATTGCACATATTTCTTAAACCTAaccaaaaagaaatcattttttaaaagcctacaAGAATTCTCTTAACATGTAGAATTTTatgatattaatatttttgtcCAATACACAGGCTAAGTGGTTTCATGCCACATTCAATTCTAGTGAATTTCAATTAAAACAGGTGAGCTCTTCATAAATAGTTGAGAAGCTTTAAAGTGAATTTGGCTATTTCCTattacatgaaacaaaaaatggTACTGGATTTTAACAGCTCCTAAATAGGGCCATGAAAGGGAATCAAGTTTGCACCAGTCCAAGTACCTACAGTAATATGATAGACACACTCACCACCATTTCATACTATTTCACTCCCATGCTTCTAATAACAATTTCTCACTAGAAATATTGTGTTAACACTGAACTCTAAAATTGCTAGGTGTGAAAAATCACGTACTTTCACTTAAAGAAAAGTGTTTTAGTTATTTTCAGCTGGTCAAGTTTGAAAGGGccatttatattatttctaaCGTCAGCTCTAAGTTCGTAGATGACTTTGCATCTGATTATCCAAGATGAGAAGTTGTTTTGCCTGTTCCTGAGAGAATTAAATGGTAAATTAGCAATCAATTCACCCTTTGTCGAAAAGAAATGTTCTAAATTTATACACTACAAactatttaataaatggtatCTGCATACTACACATTTCATGTTTATGTTATGCACCATTTTAGGGGGGAGGAAGTGCTTCACAGGGGTTTATTCAAAGGATATACAGTAATATCCTAAGAATGTTGATTTATACATATGAGTTCTGTATAAACTGTAAGTGGTCATCTCAGCTGGACTGTAAGAGCCCCTATAATGCAAAAGCTGACTCTGAAGACACCTTATaaagcactgaaattcacaatttaggttacttttcttttctccaaTACAAAATCATCTGGTAGTCTTCACTGTTGACTCCATGCTAAAACGTTCCAAGTTTTAGACTGCTTAACtaataaaagaaacaggaaatcacTAATAGTTTTTAAATGTCAAGTTAGAGGAAAAAACCTTATCACACGGTAATGAAACCTGAGCAATGCAAGTATGTGATTACAAGCATGTCCTTCATTAAGACAGTATTCAAATTCCTCCATGGCATGCAAATTATAGTTTAAAACCCAATAAACAAGAACCCACTTAAGTGGGGATCAAATTAACCCACGGCATCAAATTCTACCATGAAATGAGGAATTACATAAAGCCTGTTCAGCCCTAAATGTTTAGGTTAAGACAATGCGCAGAGAGGAACATACCTCATCTAAAGCATACCATTTAAACAGTTCTATAAAATAACGTTACTTAAGATTAATTGGTGTGGTGCATAATGTGATTCCAACCACTCAGTAAAAAACATTAATGAGTACCAGCATCCCCAACAGCTTGGAGCCTACAGAGTTGATTACTTTGGCCGTAACTTTCCAAGTAACGAACACTGCCTTTCAATATTACAAACATAAATATTTCTTAGTACTGGAATTCCAAAGTACTTTggtgctcctgaggctgcctACAAATGAAAAGGCATCCAAGTGAAGTGCCTTATACACCTAATATACCTCAAAATTTCAGTGCCTAACCTGTGAAATAATTTTCTACCATTTAACAGTCCGCCTTACAGTAAATCCTAGTAGATTTTTACTTTTAGGATTTTATTGTAACTTTGGGAAATTAGTGGTAAAACATATGCTTTAAAAGACAGTATGTGGCTGCACTTAAATTCACATAGAGTTTTTACAACCCTATTgaaatttaatccttttacacaGGCTAACAAAATGTATCACAAGAAAAGCTAAATATTGGGTTTAACAAAAGCAATACTTTTGAAAGTGGAACGATGAAAAcatgttttcaaatgttttacaAATGGTCACCTCTCGGTCAATTTACCACACTAGGGGAACAAAGTTGTTAAAATATAGTTGTGATCAACTGAGCCACTTATCTGCACTACAGTATAGGACTTGAAATCATGCCTAAGGTCAAGATTTAAAACCATTTTAAGAGACAAGACCCTAAGTGTTTTACAGTCACCTCATTAAGAGGTGCTTTCCCTTCCCCAAACAGTCAAAGCTTAATTAAAAGATTGACTAtacataagtttgtttcctcatcatatcttcagttcaaaatactaTTATCATTGGTAATACGGTTGTTAAAGTTTTATAGCTGGTTTCAGTAAAGGTGAATTCCCTACACTATAGTAGCAGTGTAGATTACAGTGAAAACTAGCTTCTATTGAAATTGCATCTTTAAAGAACTCTTTTCCATCAGGTTTCTGTACTGTGTTTAATAACGAAAAAGTTTCTGCGAATGTCTTCCCATTATCTTGACAAGTGACTAAGGAACTTATAAGCCAAATAAGGGAGAATTTCTGTGAGTAATACGTTTATCTAAGAAAATTACAGAAGCCAACAAAATTCACTAGGCTCGAATATGTACTTAAAATTGTGCTAAATGCTGGGATTCAAAGAGGAATGAAAGACCGATTCTTCCCTTAGTTACTTAACCATTAATTGTATGCACAGGCTAATTAAACAATTTTACagacgaaaagaataaaatgtgataAATGCTTCAGTAAGGATACAcggaataacaaaaaataaattttagcttTGAAATTTGTGTTATAACTGACAGTTGaaatggacattttttaaaaaaatttatttatttttggctgcactgggtctttgttgctgtgcgtgggctttctctagctgcggcgagcaggggctactcttcgttgcggtgcaagggcttctcattgcggtggcttctcttgttgccaagcacgggctccaggcacgcgggctacagtcgttgtggctcgtgggctctggaatgcaggctcagtagttgtggcgcacaggcttagttgctccgcggcatgtgggatcttcccggaccagggctcgaacccgtgtcccctgcattggcaggcggattcttaaccactgcgccaccagggaagccctgaaatggacattttttgaataaaaaatttAGAGATTGACTAGAAGAACATTTCTggtaaagagaataaaatgaacaTGGGCATGATATATTGCATATATgggatatataaaatattttgttgtggTTAAGACATGTGGTTGTAAATATATCATTATAAATGGATTCATATGTTGTATTTGTTCTGTTTATAAGGGGGGGGTGTTAGGCTTATCCATTTGTGTTTTATAATTCCTTAAATTTGGGAAGCAGACAGGATTAGACTAAAGAAAGAAACCAGAGCCTCAAGCTGCTGGATGCTGTTACAATCTCACAAATTTATACATAATTGCTGGTTGAGGACACATCAAGCAGGGGTGAGCTCAGGATAACTGTGTTGAGGTGCTGCCTGAATCTAAACCCTGAGGTTCCTCCATACTCACCACGTTGGGCAAAGTGGCAAATAGAAGCTttgattgtttttgttgttggtgttttgttttgtcttgttcgCTTTTTCCATCAGATAGAAATAGTATGTGTAGGAATAGGGGTCAGAAAGACAAGGCAGCTCTATCTTTGGCAGTCTGCAATGATAACACAGAATGTGGGATAAGATATGCACAAATGGAGGAGAGAAGGTTATGACCTCATTTGGAGTGAAGTACTAGAGGTAAAGGTAATGTGAGCATCAGGGAACAGTATAGATGGACTCATTTCAAAAAGTAGGATTTCCACGTGTTTATTTGTAACTATTGCTAATGGGAAGGTCATCTATAATGGGATGGAaaacacagtaaatatttcaCATCATCAAGAtataatacagaaataaaaattatatcctAGCATAGGTGCATAATAcattattatgtatatattatcatatataatatatgtaattcccttttgttttttatccttGATGttatttttgggtttgtttctggaattggGATGTGATCAATAACATCTGTATTATGCCACTTCAAATGGGAAATTTCACTTTTGAAAATGTAACTGAGGAACTTATTTATGGATTGATCATTATTTATTGACCCAATATTGATGTTACATTTTTTCCCAAAGATAATATACTCAGTTTACAAGTTTGTCTTTAATGCATAGTCCCTCATCAGTAATCCTGTATTAGGGGCTGGTAATTATTCAGAACTTCATAGTAAAATCTCTGAAAAAtggctggagggagggaaatgTCATTTGGAGATGATATTGAGCTTAAGGTATCACAGATGAGGTTAATTCCTGGTTTTGGTGATTATGATTTGAGGAGGACAGTCTCAAAGATTTACTACTGGTCCAATTTTCCTAGAGAATCTAATAGAATTGCATTACTCTAAATCATATTAGGTATTGGGAAAGGGAGGTGTCTGGAAATAAAGGACAACAAATATTCCAGATGTGAGAAAGcagaaaaggcagagagaaatcAGGCAGTGTGTGACACTGCATATTTGTCAATAAAAATGAGTAATTTGGACACTTGACATTCTAAATAAtgattaaactttattttagaaaatgcagaCCCTAGGAGCAATGATATGTtgggaaagtaattttttttctgtgaatgtgtttcaAATGTTTGACTTGCCAAGTgtaattctttattttctctttcaggtttacaagaaatacaaatgacttaCATTGGATGTATTGTGGATACACAGAAAACACATAtgtttatcatactaagtgcacTGAGACTAAACGTATTATATGTGAGAAGCTGGCCAATCCAGTGAAGATTGAGAATATACTAATGAGTGAAGTACCAGAAGAATGAATGTAGTTAGTGCAACTATTTTGCCCCAGCTATTATCCTGCAATTAAAGGCAACTTTAGGGAGCATACATCTTGCGGATCACACAAATGGAATAAAGATGCACTGAGACTACATTTCTGCCTCTCTCCtaacaatttaaattttcaaactttcttctttctcctcgtTTGCTAAGTGAATAGAACCTAAAGTCATACCTAAAGTTATACTTTATCATCCAGATACAAGCCAGATACCGTTGCGCATACACAGTGTTTTGGGTGAGAATACAGGAAACTGAAGCTAATTTTTCCTGCTTCTCCAGAAACATGGTAACTATCAACTCTACAGAAAgtcaaagaaaactaaatattggAATATATAGAAATAATCAAGTGGGACAATATACATTGATTTgctttttggaagaaaaataaaacagaatacagTACTATttcaacagatgtagaaaaagcattagataaaattcaacacccaatcATAATAAAATCACTTAGAAAACTAGAAGCAGAAGATATCTTTAATCTGATAATGTTgacattaaaaagagaaaagagaaaagaaaatacaactaacaacagcaacaaaaaaccctaagcctaacatcATATTTCTAGTAAAAGAGTGAAAGTTTTTCTTTTGAACcctggaagaatataaaaatggtctttatcaattattttattcaacaacCTCTACTGTTTATTGGAGGTCCTAGAAGtgaaacaaagcaagaaaaaaattaataatataaaaaatgagaaagaaataagatttttagATAATTTAATTATGTACATAAAAACcaatataatttataaactgTTAAATAATTTATCAAGGTCActgataaattatatataatatatactcaaTATATATACATCAATCATATTTCCTTGTTAGCAGTAagtaatgcaaaataaaatttaaaaagcaataccaTTGATAATAGCAtccaaaaatagtaataaatataataataaaaatgtgaaaaatctcTACATGTAAATATTATATGCTGTGTGATCCTATTGCCTCACCCAAAGTTACACCACCTTCCGAGGGATCTCTATATCCAGTGACTGGTAAGCACGGCATAGCAAGGACCAGGAATCCACTGTAAGATGCCTCAGAGAAAACAACAAGCTGTTTGCTGTCAAATTTACTAATATGTACCCGTTCCACAATGGAAGGAGCCATGACTCACTTTGACAGGAACAGAGGCATATTTTGGGTATAGAATTGCTTGTCCTGTCCATAGCGTTCAGCCAGAACCAATATCCACAAACTTAGAGAATATTTGATCAACTGGAATAGGACCTTACATAATACCATGTCTGATGCTCTCTAGCAAAGAGGTAAGGGCTTGGACAATTGACCATGAGATCCACTAGTCATATCACAAATTGAAGCCACATACAGCTGCAGGTCAGATAGCACAATGGTAAGACTCAGGGCCTGTTGAAAGCACAGTTGGAGAACCAGCTCAGCTCATAAGTTAATACTTATGACAACATGATGCCATCTTCCAAATTataatgtatactttaaatcagtAACCTTTATATAGTGCTGTGTCCTCAGCAGGTAGAATACATGGGTCTAGAAACCAAGGGGAGAAGCAGGAGTGATCCTTCTTACCATCATTTCCAATAACCAACTTGGGAGATGTGTGCCTTCTGTCCAATCTTGTCTGTAAAGGACAAAAACTTCCACCAGGGGGCACAACATCTTGTTAGATGAATCACTATCTTGGGATGAGTAATTGACGCTGATCAACAGGAGAGGCGGAAGTTTGCTGTTACACAATAGGGACAGGAAGAAAGATGTTTGGCATCCAGTTATTCCAGCTGAGGACATCTTTCTAATCCATCCCCTATTTTGATGGTAAAAAGACAAATTGCAGTCACAGCCTGAGAATGGTAGGATGGGCTCAGACCCCAGGTAGGTGACTCTAAGATCAGCAGAGGTGCTGAGAGTGAGAGGAATTGAGGAGGAGTAATAGGAGAGGGAGACGATGAAGATCAGTTGTGACTCTGAGCTCAGCTGCAGCGCCAGGGGCTAGAATTCATTCCACACACCTTCCTCTTACAAGTTTATTCCAAGAAAAGAGACATACCTTCAACCTGG
This region includes:
- the CLEC12A gene encoding C-type lectin domain family 12 member A isoform X1 — its product is MSEEVTYADLKFQDSSKTEKIQEFDKFGIKVPPAASHVWRQRAWALALLCLLLLIGLGVLGSLFYITWKIDMEKLNKLQNFKEELQRNVSLQLMHNMNSSEKIRNLSITLQETATKLCHELYIKIPEHKCKPCPKKWMWHEDRCYIQLMRYETWQKSDKICSDHNASLLKITNKSMLEFIKSLRLYNYWLGLSPRKYKDDYKILDETIISSDWFTRNTNDLHWMYCGYTENTYVYHTKCTETKRIICEKLANPVKIENILMSEVPEE
- the CLEC12A gene encoding C-type lectin domain family 12 member A isoform X2 codes for the protein MSEEVTYADLKFQDSSKTEKIQEFDKFGIKVYITWKIDMEKLNKLQNFKEELQRNVSLQLMHNMNSSEKIRNLSITLQETATKLCHELYIKIPEHKCKPCPKKWMWHEDRCYIQLMRYETWQKSDKICSDHNASLLKITNKSMLEFIKSLRLYNYWLGLSPRKYKDDYKILDETIISSDWFTRNTNDLHWMYCGYTENTYVYHTKCTETKRIICEKLANPVKIENILMSEVPEE